A single Aspergillus puulaauensis MK2 DNA, chromosome 7, nearly complete sequence DNA region contains:
- a CDS encoding uncharacterized protein (COG:K;~EggNog:ENOG410PMRV;~InterPro:IPR036864,IPR007219,IPR001138;~PFAM:PF00172;~go_function: GO:0000981 - DNA-binding transcription factor activity, RNA polymerase II-specific [Evidence IEA];~go_function: GO:0003677 - DNA binding [Evidence IEA];~go_function: GO:0008270 - zinc ion binding [Evidence IEA];~go_process: GO:0006351 - transcription, DNA-templated [Evidence IEA];~go_process: GO:0006355 - regulation of transcription, DNA-templated [Evidence IEA]), producing the protein MPLTAPEQSRVTRKCHKACERCRTMKVKCSGTNPCTRCARRKRRCHYAVEDSRVSVPESYLRELERRNSPVVYNGVPHQTFVPGEVLDVENYPPRPQDQPRSKFSHNPLVEYSFAKAPDGRFWYMGPSSSWSFCRRVLALLGEQVPEANHPPDPWHMDGTLFTLKWRPLPVDETPDLAGLPPMDHGLYLIHTAHFYFGPLFYIIDEVAFIRSLHEFYTNPEERVGSMRLWFAQYLLIIAFGKAFLAPNRPPNAPPDGYQYASRAMALMPDMSGMDANPLQRIETLTLAAIYLQSVDMRVSAFQHIGHALRICIIEGIHRHVPEQLGEELSRRCKTIFWIVYMLDREFAALIGAPSSIRDEDITVKLFVNGSVDEKTLTLHVRLARLSARILTTVYGVGADFDGTLIKDTQSIFRNLAELSQDLNDLLRTHFHGSLSRASRAATRLILAYHHCVVLTTRPLVMCALHAHLENTQTAPQNQSRTPPHHQPQPLDISLSPIITSLLTCCVESALTVLQTLRTLADEDRIEAFLPFQIEDAFASAFLLYIIRVIAPSLVPDDHWGGNADFVLETLVVKGNLTAPLRRAELDHLKRVMGPFITELETSSGLIADGNAGAGVDLAAGDVLGASGSNLGAGTGTGTGTEQAAELDWDIFSVEATVGLEPRELLDLAEQLDVEGIMHYAVS; encoded by the exons ATGCCTCTCACGGCCCCAGAGCAGTCGAGGGTGACGAGGAAATGCCATAAAGC ATGCGAAAGATGCCGGACCATGAAGGTCAAGTGCTCCGGCACGAACCCATGCACACGCTGTGCCAGGAGGAAACGCCGCTGCCATTATGCAGTCGAGGACTCCCGCGTCTCAGTGCCGGAAAG CTACCTGCGCGAGCTTGAACGCCGCAACTCGCCCGTGGTGTATAACGGCGTGCCCCACCAGACCTTTGTGCCTGGCGAGGTACTTGACGTCGAAAACTACCCACCAAGACCGCAGGATCAGCCGCGGTCGAAGTTCTCTCACAATCCTTTGGTGGAGTACTCCTTCGCAAAGGCCCCCGATGGGAGGTTCTGGTACATGGGCCCTTCGTCATCGTGGTCCTTCTGCCGCCGCGTTCTCGCACTGCTAGGAGAACAGGTCCCAGAAGCGAACCACCCTCCGGATCCCTGGCACATGGACGGTACTCTGTTCACTCTGAAATGGCGGCCGTTACCTGTCGATGAAACGCCGGATCTGGCCGGATTGCCGCCGATGGATCATGGGCTGTATCTGATTCACACTGCGCATTTCTACTTCGGACCTCTGTTCTATATCATTGACGAGGTTGCCTTTATCCGCAGTCTGCACGAGTTCTATACAAACCCGGAGGAGCGGGTTGGCTCTATGCGTCTGTGGTTTGCGCAGTATTTGCTCATCATTGCTTTTGGGAAGGCTTTCCTTGCGCCGAATCGGCCGCCGAATGCCCCGCCAGATGGCTATCAGTATGCTTCCCGGGCTATGGCGCTGATGCCGGATATGTCTGGCATGGATGCGAATCCTTTACAGCGTATCGAGACTCTTACTCTGGCGGCTATTTATCTTCAGTCGGTTGATATGAGGGTCTCGGCGTTTCAACAT ATAGGCCACGCCCTTCGCATTTGCATCATCGAAGGCATCCATCGGCACGTACCCGAGCAGCTTGGCGAGGAGTTATCTCGTCGCTGCAAGACTATTTTCTGGATCGTGTACATGCTAGACAGGGAATTCGCAGCCTTGATTGGCGCGCCGAGCTCAATCCGTGACGAGGACATCACAGTGAAGCTCTTCGTCAATGGCAGTGTAGATGAGAAGACGCTTACTCTGCACGTCCGGCTTGCGCGTTTAAGCGCGCGCATTCTGACAA CTGTATACGGCGTCGGCGCCGACTTCGACGGAACCCTAATCAAAGACACGCAGTCTATCTTCCGCAATCTCGCAGAGCTCTCGCAGGATCTCAATGACCTTCTGCGAACACACTTCCACGGCTCACTCAGCCGTGCATCTCGAGCAGCCACACGGCTGATACTAGCCTACCACCAC TGCGTCGTCCTCACAACCCGCCCCCTCGTAATGTGCGCTCTCCACGCACACCTCGAAAACACGCAAACCGCGCCCCAAAACCAATCGCGCACTCCaccccaccaccaaccccaacccctcgacatctccctctccccaaTCATAACCTCCCTCCTAACCTGCTGCGTCGAGTCCGCCCTAACCGTCCTGCAAACCCTGCGCACCCTCGCAGACGAAGACCGCATCGAAGCCTTCCTGCCCTTCCAGATCGAAGACGCCTTTGCCTCCGCGTTCCTGCTGTACATCATCCGCGTGATTGCGCCGTCGCTCGTCCCGGACGACCACTGGGGAGGGAATGCGGATTTCGTCCTGGAGACGTTGGTCGTTAAGGGGAATTTGACGGCGCCGTTGAGACGCGCCGAGCTGGATCATCTGAAGAGGGTTATGGGGCCGTTTATTACGGAGTTGGAGACTTCGTCGGGGTTGATTGCGGATGGTAATGCTGGTGCGGGTGTGGATTTGGCTGCGGGGGATGTCTTGGGTGCGTCTGGGTCGAATCTGggtgcaggaacaggaacaggaacaggaacggAGCAAGCGGCCGAGTTGGATTGGGATATATTTTCTGTCGAGGCGACGGTTGGGCTGGAACCGAGGGAGTTGCTGGATTTGGCGGAGCAGTTGGATGTTGAGGGGATTATGCATTATGCTGTTTCTTGA